The segment AGCTGTTGAGCAATGTCTGATAAAGCTTCCAGGCTAGCTTCTACCCAATCTGCCGGATTTTGCTCTGTCCAACCCGGATGTGGCGTGAACAGGGGATAACTTTTTGTGGTCTGAGCCATGAGTTGTCCATGCAGATCAACCGCGATCGCTCGCACCCCGCCTGTTCCTAGATCTAGACCGATTACTAAGTCAGCCAAGCTTCCCTCCTAGTTCTGAATGGTTTAATGGGTTTTCTTCCTGTGTAATCAGGCGAGAACCTCCTTTACGGCTGAAGTAATTCCAGGCCCACTGGATCATCACCACCAGCTTGTTATCAAACTCAATTAAGTAATAAATATGAGCAAACACCCAAATCAGCCAAGCCAGGAACCCAGACAGCTTTAACCAGCCCAAGTTCACCACAGCTGCATTCTGTCCAATCACCGCTAAACTTCCGACATCTGAATAATGGAAGGATGGCAATTCTCGTCCTTGTAGACGATATCGAATTAATTTAGCGATATAAGCGCCTTCCTGCATCGCAACGGGAGCAACTCCTGGCAGTGGTTGATCACCTTGATGCTTGTAATGAGCGAGATCTCCAACAACAAAAATGTCTGGTTGTCCTGGCACGCTTAAGTCAGGATTGACAATCACTCGTCCTACGCGATCGAGTGTTGCATCTGTCCGCTCAGCTAGCACTTTTCCCATTCCTGAAGCGCGAACGCCTGCTGCCCAAAGCACCGTTTTAGTCTGAATGGTTTCAGTTTGTTCTTCGTGACGAACCGTAACTGTATCCTCCGTAATCCCTGTCACAAAAGACTGTGTGTGTACTGTAACGCCTAAATTTTCGAGAGATTTTGCAGCAGCAGTTGAAAGCTCAGGAGGATAAGGTGGTAAAACGCGATCGAGTCCTTCTAATAACAAAATCTGAGTTTCTCTTGTATCAATGTTGCGAAAATCATGTTTCAACGCATAGTGAGCTAATTCGCCTAAAGCACCAGCTAGCTCTACTCCCGTGGGGCCAGCACCCACAACCACAAACGTCAACCAAGCTCGACGCTTTTCTGGATCAGTTTCTTTTTCAGCAACTTCAAACGCCCGAAAAATTCGTCGTCGTATTCTGATCGCATCTTCAACAGTTTTGAGTCCGGGTGCTATCTCTGCCCATTGATTCTGACCAAAGTAATCGTGACTTACACCAGTTGCTACAACCAAGGTGTCGTAGGGGAGAACTCCAGTGTTTAGAATGACTTGATGTTGCTCAGGGACAACATCGATCGCTTCATCCATCAGCACTTTGACGTTGCGATAGTGGCTGAGGATTGAGCGTAAAGGTGAAGAAATATCTCCAGGAGAAAGCTTTCCGGTTGCAACTTGGTAGAGCAAGGGTTGAAACAGATGAAAGTTACGTTTGTCGATTAACGTAATTTCGATCTGTTTAGAACGTCCCAGGGCTTTAGCTGCATATAAGCCACCAAACCCACCACCCACAATCACAACTCGGTGAGGAACGGGATGACCATCTGTATTTGCGATCGCAAACTGTTCCATTTTAGACATCCATGAATAGAATCCATTGAAAATAGACTTAGTTACCGATCACAGTTCACTTTTTACGCTGTAGCGATCGCGAAACAGAATCCTCAGATCCATGAGCAAACTGAT is part of the Leptolyngbya boryana PCC 6306 genome and harbors:
- a CDS encoding NAD(P)/FAD-dependent oxidoreductase codes for the protein MSKMEQFAIANTDGHPVPHRVVIVGGGFGGLYAAKALGRSKQIEITLIDKRNFHLFQPLLYQVATGKLSPGDISSPLRSILSHYRNVKVLMDEAIDVVPEQHQVILNTGVLPYDTLVVATGVSHDYFGQNQWAEIAPGLKTVEDAIRIRRRIFRAFEVAEKETDPEKRRAWLTFVVVGAGPTGVELAGALGELAHYALKHDFRNIDTRETQILLLEGLDRVLPPYPPELSTAAAKSLENLGVTVHTQSFVTGITEDTVTVRHEEQTETIQTKTVLWAAGVRASGMGKVLAERTDATLDRVGRVIVNPDLSVPGQPDIFVVGDLAHYKHQGDQPLPGVAPVAMQEGAYIAKLIRYRLQGRELPSFHYSDVGSLAVIGQNAAVVNLGWLKLSGFLAWLIWVFAHIYYLIEFDNKLVVMIQWAWNYFSRKGGSRLITQEENPLNHSELGGKLG